In Hylaeus volcanicus isolate JK05 unplaced genomic scaffold, UHH_iyHylVolc1.0_haploid 12126, whole genome shotgun sequence, a single genomic region encodes these proteins:
- the LOC128882694 gene encoding dihydrofolate synthase/folylpolyglutamate synthase-like isoform X1 — MGLGYKECVDDIFQKYGVSPGILIVEKLMKHLENVHNNMNVIHVAGTNGKGSVSSNIARNLLIVHEKCFCKHVNIGTFTSPHILSVRERLSINNEMISRDDFVQLYRQLVNKSQENDEFAQVFALASFFDILTVMAFLYFYYGPSNKQITHYPYCSVIVLEVGIGGRLDATNVISTVLCSIITCIGIDHTNLLGKTLEHIAAEKAGIFKPYCPVVLGIQAQTFHAIEKATVRCHSSPIVRLARCETEPESFYQENQRLVIEAIKVVIPALFPTKSFTLAALVQLTRSLHHVPPLYRYWVVPSSMVQKALRLCFFKIQELFYMNVLKEDIDFRYLPVVCLDIGHNESAINRVAQQFKIDGLQKNIRVACCLSKTRNLNIFQPILSHFPHAFCESKGVTKIHESHLNGIHYLNIEHPRTLTFKEISTKLNENYWNADNFESSKCVYESIKISQRQFEDRLKKQFLWKRKQNIALTFEETVAFLFFECFIERSNLLFIGSSFLMKPILQFLQWI, encoded by the exons ATGGGTTTAGGTTATAAGGAGTGTGTtgatgatatttttcaaaaatatggcGTATCTCCAGGTATTTTAATAGTTGAAAAGCTTATGAAACACTTGGAAAATGTCCATAACAATATGAATGTAATTCACGTTGCGGGAACGAATGGAAAAGGTTCTGTTTCGTCTAATATTGCTCGGAATTTGTTAATAGTGCATGAGAAATGTTTTTGCAAACACGTTAATATTGGAACTTTTACGTCACCGCATATTTTAAGTGTACGTGAACGCCTCTCCATCAATAATGAAATGATATCCAGGGACGATTTTGTTCAACTGTATCGGCAGTTGGTCAATAAATCCCAAGAAAATGATGAATTCGCTCAAGTGTTTGCATTGGCATCCTTTTTTGATATCTTAACAGTCATggcatttctttatttttactacgGACCATccaataaacaaattacacaCTATCCGTATTGTTCAGTCATTGTTTTGGAGGTGGGTATAGGAGGTCGTTTGGACGCAACCAATGTTATATCGACAGTTCTTTGTTCTATTATTACTTGTATTGGTATCGATCATACGAATTTATTAGGGAAAACCTTAGAGCATATAGCAGCAGAAAAAGCAGGCATTTTTAAGCCTTATTGCCCTGTTGTTTTGGGTATTCAAGCGCAAACTTTTCATGCGATTGAGAAAGCAACTGTAAGATGTCATAGTTCACCTATTGTACGCTTAGCAAGGTGTGAAACGGAACCTGAGTCATTTTATCAGGAAAATCAACGACTTGTGAT AGAAGCAATTAAGGTAGTAATACCCGCTCTGTTTCCCACTAAATCCTTTACCTTAGCTGCGCTTGTTCAATTAACTCGTTCCCTACACCATGTACCACCATTATATCGCTACTGGGTTGTTCCATCTTCCATGGTACAAAAAGCTTTACGTCTTTGCTTTTTCAAAATACAGGAATTGTTTTATATGAATGTTTTAAAAG AAGATATAGATTTTCGTTATCTACCAGTCGTGTGTTTGGATATAGGTCATAATGAAAGTGCTATAAATCGCGTAGCTCAACAATTTAAAATCGATGGCTTGCAAAAAAACATTCGCGTTGCCTGTTGCTTAAGTAAAACAAGAaatctgaatatttttcagcCCATTCTGTCACACTTTCCACATGCATTTTGTGAATCAAAGGGTGTcacaaaaattcacgaaagtCATCTTAAT GGAATTCATTACCTTAATATAGAACACCCAAGAACATTaacatttaaagaaatcagtacaaaattaaatgaaaattattggaaCGCGGATAACTTTGAATCATC GAAATGCGTTTatgaatcaataaaaataagtcaAAGACAGTTTGAAGACAGGTTAAAAAAGCAGTTCTtatggaaaagaaaacaaaacatagCGTTAACGTTTGAGGAAACGGtagcttttttattttttgaatgttttattGAACGATCCAATCTTCTTTTTATTGGTTCATCCTTTCTTATGAAGCCGATTCTGCAGTTTCTACAATGGATTTAA
- the LOC128882694 gene encoding dihydrofolate synthase/folylpolyglutamate synthase-like isoform X2 — protein sequence MGLGYKECVDDIFQKYGVSPGILIVEKLMKHLENVHNNMNVIHVAGTNGKGSVSSNIARNLLIVHEKCFCKHVNIGTFTSPHILSVRERLSINNEMISRDDFVQLYRQLVNKSQENDEFAQVFALASFFDILTVMAFLYFYYGPSNKQITHYPYCSVIVLEVGIGGRLDATNVISTVLCSIITCIGIDHTNLLGKTLEHIAAEKAGIFKPYCPVVLGIQAQTFHAIEKATVRCHSSPIVRLARCETEPESFYQENQRLVIEAIKVVIPALFPTKSFTLAALVQLTRSLHHVPPLYRYWVVPSSMVQKALRLCFFKIQELFYMNVLKGHNESAINRVAQQFKIDGLQKNIRVACCLSKTRNLNIFQPILSHFPHAFCESKGVTKIHESHLNGIHYLNIEHPRTLTFKEISTKLNENYWNADNFESSKCVYESIKISQRQFEDRLKKQFLWKRKQNIALTFEETVAFLFFECFIERSNLLFIGSSFLMKPILQFLQWI from the exons ATGGGTTTAGGTTATAAGGAGTGTGTtgatgatatttttcaaaaatatggcGTATCTCCAGGTATTTTAATAGTTGAAAAGCTTATGAAACACTTGGAAAATGTCCATAACAATATGAATGTAATTCACGTTGCGGGAACGAATGGAAAAGGTTCTGTTTCGTCTAATATTGCTCGGAATTTGTTAATAGTGCATGAGAAATGTTTTTGCAAACACGTTAATATTGGAACTTTTACGTCACCGCATATTTTAAGTGTACGTGAACGCCTCTCCATCAATAATGAAATGATATCCAGGGACGATTTTGTTCAACTGTATCGGCAGTTGGTCAATAAATCCCAAGAAAATGATGAATTCGCTCAAGTGTTTGCATTGGCATCCTTTTTTGATATCTTAACAGTCATggcatttctttatttttactacgGACCATccaataaacaaattacacaCTATCCGTATTGTTCAGTCATTGTTTTGGAGGTGGGTATAGGAGGTCGTTTGGACGCAACCAATGTTATATCGACAGTTCTTTGTTCTATTATTACTTGTATTGGTATCGATCATACGAATTTATTAGGGAAAACCTTAGAGCATATAGCAGCAGAAAAAGCAGGCATTTTTAAGCCTTATTGCCCTGTTGTTTTGGGTATTCAAGCGCAAACTTTTCATGCGATTGAGAAAGCAACTGTAAGATGTCATAGTTCACCTATTGTACGCTTAGCAAGGTGTGAAACGGAACCTGAGTCATTTTATCAGGAAAATCAACGACTTGTGAT AGAAGCAATTAAGGTAGTAATACCCGCTCTGTTTCCCACTAAATCCTTTACCTTAGCTGCGCTTGTTCAATTAACTCGTTCCCTACACCATGTACCACCATTATATCGCTACTGGGTTGTTCCATCTTCCATGGTACAAAAAGCTTTACGTCTTTGCTTTTTCAAAATACAGGAATTGTTTTATATGAATGTTTTAAAAG GTCATAATGAAAGTGCTATAAATCGCGTAGCTCAACAATTTAAAATCGATGGCTTGCAAAAAAACATTCGCGTTGCCTGTTGCTTAAGTAAAACAAGAaatctgaatatttttcagcCCATTCTGTCACACTTTCCACATGCATTTTGTGAATCAAAGGGTGTcacaaaaattcacgaaagtCATCTTAAT GGAATTCATTACCTTAATATAGAACACCCAAGAACATTaacatttaaagaaatcagtacaaaattaaatgaaaattattggaaCGCGGATAACTTTGAATCATC GAAATGCGTTTatgaatcaataaaaataagtcaAAGACAGTTTGAAGACAGGTTAAAAAAGCAGTTCTtatggaaaagaaaacaaaacatagCGTTAACGTTTGAGGAAACGGtagcttttttattttttgaatgttttattGAACGATCCAATCTTCTTTTTATTGGTTCATCCTTTCTTATGAAGCCGATTCTGCAGTTTCTACAATGGATTTAA